A portion of the Micromonospora vinacea genome contains these proteins:
- a CDS encoding TldD/PmbA family protein has translation MTELDLAGQVVELVRRLGGPAAQAEAVVTRADLALTRFANSGIHQNVSESTVGVRLRVHVDGRTAAGGGSVVTADGLSALVERTLTAARLCPPDPGWPGLAPPMPTPDAPPVDEATAHAEPDQRADRVGAFVAAAGGLSTAGYCRTAHRSSAFANSTGHSAYGRSVEAAMDGIARRDGADGVARRSADRLADLDGAELGAQAAAKAQAAADPVELPPGHYEVVFEPAAVADLLQNLSFYGFNGKRYAERQSFAEPGAAQFDRAVTLVDDPLGGSGLPFDAEGTGRRALTLVEAGTTRAVAHDRRTGVEAGVESTGHAVAGGATWGPMPRNLRLTGAAAGPASAVGRSTTGAAAGAVVDADTAALVAGVRRGLLVTDLWYTRVLDPKSLVVTGLTRNGVWLIEDGTVVRAVRDLRFTESYPRALGPGAVLGLGARAVRQPERVDGAWWAAPSLRLASWHFTGGASG, from the coding sequence GTGACGGAGTTGGATCTGGCCGGGCAGGTTGTGGAGCTGGTTCGGCGTCTTGGCGGGCCGGCCGCGCAGGCCGAGGCGGTGGTGACGCGGGCGGACCTGGCGCTGACCCGGTTCGCCAACTCGGGCATCCACCAGAACGTCTCCGAGTCGACGGTCGGGGTCCGGCTGCGGGTGCACGTCGACGGTCGGACGGCTGCCGGCGGCGGCAGCGTGGTCACCGCCGACGGGTTGTCCGCCCTCGTGGAGCGCACCCTGACCGCGGCGCGGCTCTGCCCACCCGACCCGGGCTGGCCGGGGCTGGCCCCACCGATGCCCACGCCGGACGCGCCGCCCGTCGACGAGGCCACGGCGCACGCCGAGCCGGATCAGCGGGCCGACCGGGTGGGGGCGTTCGTGGCCGCCGCCGGGGGCCTCAGCACCGCCGGTTACTGCCGCACCGCGCACCGTTCGTCGGCGTTCGCCAACTCAACCGGGCACTCGGCGTACGGCCGCTCGGTGGAGGCGGCGATGGACGGCATCGCGCGCCGCGATGGCGCGGACGGGGTGGCCCGACGCAGCGCCGACCGGTTGGCCGACCTGGACGGCGCCGAGTTGGGGGCGCAGGCGGCCGCGAAGGCGCAGGCGGCGGCCGACCCGGTCGAGCTGCCGCCGGGGCACTACGAGGTGGTGTTCGAGCCGGCGGCCGTGGCGGACCTCCTCCAGAACCTGTCCTTCTACGGCTTCAACGGCAAGCGGTACGCCGAGCGGCAGTCGTTCGCCGAGCCGGGCGCCGCCCAGTTCGACAGGGCGGTGACCCTCGTGGACGACCCGCTGGGCGGGTCCGGGTTGCCGTTCGACGCGGAGGGCACCGGCCGACGGGCGTTGACGCTGGTCGAGGCGGGAACCACCCGGGCGGTGGCACACGATCGCCGGACGGGTGTCGAGGCGGGCGTGGAGTCCACCGGTCACGCGGTGGCGGGGGGTGCCACCTGGGGCCCGATGCCGCGAAACCTGCGGCTGACCGGCGCGGCGGCGGGTCCGGCCAGCGCGGTGGGCCGGAGCACCACCGGCGCGGCGGCCGGAGCTGTCGTCGACGCGGACACCGCCGCGTTGGTCGCCGGCGTACGCCGGGGGCTGCTGGTCACCGACCTCTGGTACACGCGGGTGCTCGACCCGAAGAGCCTCGTGGTCACCGGGTTGACCCGCAACGGCGTCTGGCTGATCGAGGACGGCACTGTCGTCCGGGCGGTCCGTGACCTGCGGTTCACCGAGTCGTACCCGCGGGCGCTCGGGCCGGGGGCGGTGCTCGGGCTGGGGGCGCGGGCGGTCCGCCAACCGGAGCGGGTGGACGGTGCCTGGTGGGCGGCGCCCTCGCTGCGGCTGGCGTCCTGGCACTTCACCGGAGGCGCGTCCGGCTGA
- a CDS encoding fumarate reductase/succinate dehydrogenase flavoprotein subunit translates to MTTTTRIERHHYDVVVIGAGGAGLRAAIEARLAGKKTAIISKSLFGKAHTVMAEGGAAAAMGNVNSRDNWQVHFRDTMRGGKFLNNFRMAELHAKESPQRIWELETYGALFDRTKDGKISQRNFGGHEYPRLAHVGDRTGLELIRTLQQKIVSLQQEDQREFGSYDARIRVFSETTITELLLDGDRVAGAFGYYRESGEFILFEAPAVVLATGGVGRSYKVTSNSWEYTGDGHALALRAGATLINMEFLQFHPTGMVWPPSVKGILVTESVRGDGGVLKNSDGKRFMFDYVPDVFRKQYAETEEEADRWYTDPDNNRRPPELLPRDEVARAINSEVKAGRGSPAGGVFLDIASRRSADEIRRRLPSMYHQFKELADVDITAEPMEVGPTCHYVMGGVEVDPDSGAAFGHVRGLFAAGEVSGGMHGSNRLGGNSLSDLLVFGKRAGGHAASYADGLTARPKVAVHEVEAAVETALAPLQRDTGENPYTLQQDLQAVMGDLVGIIRREGELADALVRLAELRERVAKVSAAGGRRYNPGWHLALDLRNMLVVSECTAKAALERQESRGGHTREDYPAMEPKWRQVNLVCALDGDTVQLTRKPLPKMRPELIGLFDRAELAKYLTDEELADFDALVADAGEADNR, encoded by the coding sequence ATGACCACAACCACTCGCATCGAACGACACCACTACGACGTCGTCGTCATCGGGGCCGGCGGCGCCGGTCTGCGCGCGGCGATCGAGGCCCGGTTGGCCGGCAAGAAGACCGCGATCATCTCCAAGTCGCTGTTCGGCAAGGCGCACACGGTGATGGCCGAGGGCGGCGCGGCCGCCGCGATGGGCAATGTGAACAGCCGGGACAACTGGCAGGTGCACTTCCGCGACACCATGCGCGGCGGCAAGTTCCTGAACAACTTCCGGATGGCTGAGCTGCACGCGAAGGAGTCGCCGCAGCGGATCTGGGAGTTGGAGACGTACGGTGCGCTCTTCGACCGCACCAAGGACGGCAAGATCTCGCAGCGCAACTTCGGTGGCCACGAGTACCCGCGCCTGGCGCACGTGGGCGACCGGACCGGCCTGGAGCTGATCCGCACCCTCCAGCAGAAGATCGTCTCGCTCCAGCAGGAGGACCAGCGGGAGTTCGGCTCGTACGACGCCCGGATCAGGGTGTTCTCCGAGACGACCATCACCGAGCTGCTGCTCGACGGTGACCGGGTGGCCGGCGCGTTCGGCTACTACCGCGAGTCGGGCGAGTTCATCCTCTTCGAGGCGCCGGCGGTCGTGCTGGCCACTGGTGGCGTCGGGCGCTCCTACAAGGTCACCTCGAACTCCTGGGAGTACACGGGGGACGGGCACGCGCTGGCGCTGCGCGCCGGGGCGACGCTGATCAACATGGAGTTCCTCCAGTTCCACCCGACCGGCATGGTCTGGCCGCCTTCGGTGAAGGGCATCCTGGTCACCGAGTCGGTGCGTGGTGACGGCGGCGTTCTGAAGAACTCCGACGGCAAGCGGTTCATGTTCGACTACGTCCCCGACGTCTTCCGCAAGCAGTACGCGGAGACCGAGGAGGAGGCGGACCGCTGGTACACCGACCCGGACAACAACCGGCGTCCACCGGAGCTGCTGCCCCGCGACGAGGTGGCCCGCGCGATCAACAGCGAGGTCAAGGCCGGCCGGGGCTCCCCCGCCGGTGGTGTCTTCCTGGACATCGCGAGCCGACGGTCGGCCGACGAGATCCGCCGCCGGCTGCCGTCGATGTACCACCAGTTCAAGGAGCTGGCCGACGTCGACATCACGGCCGAGCCGATGGAGGTCGGGCCGACCTGTCACTACGTGATGGGCGGCGTCGAGGTGGACCCGGATTCGGGTGCCGCCTTCGGCCACGTACGCGGGCTGTTCGCCGCCGGTGAGGTCTCCGGCGGCATGCACGGCTCCAACCGACTGGGTGGTAACTCCCTGTCCGACCTGCTGGTCTTCGGCAAGCGGGCGGGCGGGCACGCGGCCAGCTACGCCGACGGGTTGACCGCCCGGCCGAAGGTGGCAGTGCATGAGGTCGAGGCGGCCGTGGAGACCGCCCTCGCGCCGCTGCAACGGGACACGGGCGAGAACCCGTACACCCTTCAGCAGGACCTCCAGGCGGTCATGGGTGACCTGGTGGGCATCATCCGCAGGGAGGGTGAGCTGGCCGACGCGCTGGTCCGGCTCGCCGAGCTGCGTGAGCGGGTGGCCAAGGTGAGCGCGGCCGGCGGCCGACGCTACAACCCGGGCTGGCACCTGGCCCTGGACCTCCGCAACATGCTGGTGGTCTCGGAGTGCACAGCGAAGGCGGCGCTGGAGCGGCAGGAGTCGCGCGGCGGCCACACCCGGGAGGACTACCCGGCGATGGAGCCGAAGTGGCGGCAGGTCAACCTGGTCTGCGCGCTGGACGGTGACACAGTGCAGCTGACCCGCAAGCCGCTGCCGAAGATGCGGCCGGAGCTGATCGGCCTCTTCGACCGGGCCGAGCTGGCCAAGTACCTCACCGACGAGGAGCTCGCCGACTTCGACGCCCTCGTTGCCGACGCTGGAGAGGCGGACAACCGATGA
- a CDS encoding succinate dehydrogenase/fumarate reductase iron-sulfur subunit translates to MSGKRQFRIWRGDESGGDLQDYMVEVNEGEVVLDVIHRLQATDAPDLACRWNCKAGKCGSCSMEINGKPRLGCMTRMSTFGDDETVTVTPLRTFPVIRDLVTDVSFNYEKARETPAFAPPADVAPGDYRMQQVDVERSQEFRKCIECFLCQTVCHVIRDHEENKQAFSGPRYFIRAAELDMHPLDARTDRKEYAQAEQGLGFCNITKCCTEVCPEHIKITDNGIIPMKERVVDRRYDPLVWLGSKIFRRGETPQTSVTTARQGSATPGSARGGVHSHAGGSHDSRAEAQAQSGVNWHREVPHPTAPAVDDRGKLPLTELTFDRAAAPSPFGDDVTFPLPPEHLNFAHPEQDNKH, encoded by the coding sequence ATGAGCGGGAAGCGTCAGTTCCGGATCTGGCGGGGCGACGAGAGCGGCGGTGACCTCCAGGACTACATGGTGGAGGTGAACGAGGGCGAGGTCGTCCTCGACGTCATCCACCGTCTGCAGGCCACCGACGCGCCCGACCTGGCCTGCCGGTGGAACTGCAAGGCCGGCAAGTGCGGCTCCTGCTCCATGGAGATCAACGGCAAGCCGCGGCTGGGTTGCATGACGCGGATGTCGACCTTTGGGGACGACGAGACCGTCACTGTCACCCCGCTGCGCACCTTCCCGGTCATCCGGGACCTGGTCACCGACGTCTCGTTCAACTACGAGAAGGCACGGGAGACCCCGGCGTTCGCCCCTCCGGCGGACGTGGCCCCGGGTGACTACCGGATGCAGCAGGTCGACGTGGAGCGCTCGCAGGAGTTCCGCAAGTGCATCGAGTGCTTCCTGTGCCAGACGGTCTGCCACGTGATCCGCGATCACGAGGAGAACAAGCAGGCGTTCTCCGGCCCGCGGTACTTCATCCGGGCGGCCGAGCTGGACATGCACCCGTTGGACGCCCGGACCGACCGCAAGGAGTACGCGCAGGCCGAACAGGGCCTCGGCTTCTGCAACATCACCAAGTGCTGCACCGAGGTCTGCCCCGAGCACATCAAGATCACTGACAACGGGATCATCCCCATGAAGGAACGGGTCGTCGACCGCAGGTACGATCCCCTTGTGTGGCTTGGTAGCAAGATCTTCCGTCGGGGCGAGACGCCCCAGACCAGCGTGACCACCGCCCGTCAGGGCTCGGCGACGCCGGGCTCCGCCCGGGGTGGGGTGCACTCGCACGCGGGTGGCTCCCACGATTCGCGGGCTGAGGCGCAGGCGCAGAGCGGCGTCAACTGGCACCGGGAGGTGCCCCACCCGACCGCTCCGGCGGTCGACGACCGGGGCAAGCTGCCGCTGACCGAGCTCACCTTCGACCGGGCCGCCGCGCCGTCGCCGTTCGGCGACGACGTGACCTTCCCGCTGCCTCCGGAGCACCTCAACTTCGCGCACCCGGAGCAGGACAACAAGCACTAA
- a CDS encoding (deoxy)nucleoside triphosphate pyrophosphohydrolase, which translates to MRTERASDGGQAERRDLKVIVGAAIIRDGRVLACARSAPPEVAGMWEFPGGKVEPGEAETDALIRECAEELAVRVEIGARVGRNVRMAHGRSVLKVYAARLLGGDQPQALEHEALRWLAADELDSVTWLPADAPIVAALRPLLTPTA; encoded by the coding sequence GTGCGGACCGAACGGGCGAGTGATGGCGGGCAGGCCGAACGACGGGACCTGAAGGTGATCGTCGGAGCGGCGATCATCCGGGATGGGCGGGTGCTCGCCTGTGCGCGTTCCGCCCCACCCGAGGTAGCGGGCATGTGGGAGTTTCCGGGCGGAAAGGTCGAGCCTGGGGAGGCCGAGACCGACGCGTTGATCCGGGAATGCGCCGAGGAGTTGGCCGTACGCGTCGAGATCGGCGCCCGGGTCGGCCGCAACGTACGGATGGCGCACGGCCGCTCGGTGCTCAAGGTGTACGCGGCCCGCCTGCTCGGCGGCGACCAGCCCCAGGCGCTGGAGCACGAGGCGCTCCGCTGGCTGGCGGCCGACGAACTGGACTCGGTCACCTGGCTCCCCGCCGACGCCCCCATCGTGGCCGCCCTCCGCCCCCTCCTGACCCCAACCGCCTAA
- a CDS encoding 4a-hydroxytetrahydrobiopterin dehydratase, giving the protein MRVLFNSRAKHDYLSDALTLLSGWTREGEQIRRTLVIDDTQHAALTERVKVVADALHLRPEISRRADSTQIRVGHGSGEPLTEGEVLLAARIEDAYRAVTES; this is encoded by the coding sequence ATGCGCGTGCTGTTCAACAGCAGGGCCAAGCACGACTACCTTTCCGACGCGTTGACCTTGCTATCTGGTTGGACACGCGAGGGCGAGCAGATCCGACGGACGCTCGTGATCGACGATACCCAACACGCCGCACTAACTGAACGGGTCAAGGTCGTCGCGGATGCGCTGCATCTGCGACCCGAGATCAGCCGCCGGGCCGACAGCACCCAGATCCGGGTCGGGCACGGCAGCGGCGAGCCCCTGACCGAGGGCGAGGTCCTGTTGGCCGCCCGCATCGAGGACGCGTACCGGGCGGTCACCGAGTCCTGA
- a CDS encoding VOC family protein, which yields MNGVRVTGFDHLVLTVADVERSLDFYCGRLGLAPVRVDEWRAGTVPFPSVRISPDSIIDLVRGEPHGANVDHFCLVVAPLDWAQVIESGVFTVLTGPVSRFGARGSATSIYVRDPDGNSVELRWYPQDAGSDAETVVRTR from the coding sequence GTGAACGGGGTGCGGGTAACCGGTTTCGACCACCTGGTGCTGACCGTCGCCGACGTGGAACGGTCCCTGGACTTCTACTGCGGCCGGCTCGGCCTGGCACCGGTACGTGTCGACGAGTGGCGCGCCGGCACCGTCCCGTTCCCGTCGGTGCGGATCAGCCCCGACAGCATCATCGACCTCGTCCGAGGTGAGCCGCACGGCGCGAACGTGGACCACTTCTGCCTGGTGGTGGCACCACTGGACTGGGCGCAGGTGATCGAGTCGGGGGTCTTCACAGTGCTGACCGGGCCGGTCAGCCGGTTCGGCGCCCGCGGTTCGGCGACCTCGATCTACGTACGGGACCCGGACGGCAACTCGGTGGAGCTGCGCTGGTACCCGCAGGACGCCGGGTCGGACGCGGAGACGGTGGTCAGGACTCGGTGA
- a CDS encoding DUF1801 domain-containing protein codes for MSIDDYLTGLADPLREIGEKLTPIIAAALPGTTGAMWHGHPVWGLGDRPGQRPVCLVKAYGSYVTFGLWRGQEITDPSGRLIPGARAMASVKLRDVADIDPALFDGWLRAAAHLEEA; via the coding sequence GTGAGCATTGACGACTACCTGACCGGCCTGGCCGACCCGCTGCGCGAGATCGGCGAGAAGCTGACCCCGATCATCGCGGCGGCGCTGCCCGGGACGACCGGGGCGATGTGGCACGGGCACCCGGTCTGGGGCCTGGGCGACCGGCCCGGCCAGCGTCCGGTCTGCCTGGTCAAGGCATACGGGTCGTACGTCACCTTCGGGCTGTGGCGGGGGCAGGAGATCACCGACCCGTCGGGGCGGCTGATCCCCGGTGCGCGGGCGATGGCGTCCGTGAAGTTGCGCGACGTCGCCGACATCGACCCAGCCCTGTTCGACGGCTGGCTGCGCGCGGCGGCCCACCTGGAGGAGGCGTGA
- a CDS encoding LysR family transcriptional regulator, with the protein MLERYEVETFLTLADELHFGRTAERLTVSTGRVSHIVKKLERRIGAPLFARTSRVVRLTPIGRQLADELAPLVAGMDEAVRRATDAARGVTGTLRVAFLGEWTAPVLLRAVALFGERHPDCRVDVHEAQLSTTRSGLLDGSTDVLIASYPFDGMATGPALLSEDRVLAVAAGHPLTRERSVSLEVLADHPVVQYPTVTSVEFKRDRTPERTPSGRPVPRGPAGNTFSEMLSLVALGRGVLPVGEHTRRYYPRPDVAYVPILDAPPIERGPVWLPSNTTTRVREFVRAATDANPR; encoded by the coding sequence GTGCTGGAGCGGTACGAGGTCGAGACGTTCCTGACGCTCGCGGACGAACTGCACTTCGGCCGGACCGCCGAGCGGCTGACAGTGAGCACCGGCCGGGTCAGCCACATCGTGAAGAAGCTGGAACGCCGGATCGGCGCACCGCTGTTCGCCCGTACCAGTCGGGTCGTCCGGCTCACCCCGATCGGCCGGCAGCTCGCCGACGAGCTGGCTCCGCTGGTGGCCGGAATGGACGAGGCCGTCCGCCGCGCGACCGACGCCGCCCGGGGCGTGACCGGGACGCTACGGGTGGCGTTCCTCGGCGAGTGGACCGCACCGGTGCTGCTGCGGGCGGTGGCCCTGTTCGGTGAACGGCACCCGGACTGTCGGGTGGACGTGCACGAGGCACAGTTGTCCACCACCCGATCGGGGCTGCTCGACGGCTCGACGGACGTGTTGATCGCCTCTTACCCGTTCGACGGGATGGCCACCGGCCCGGCGCTGCTCTCCGAGGATCGGGTGCTGGCGGTGGCCGCTGGCCACCCGCTCACCCGGGAGCGGTCGGTGTCGTTGGAGGTGCTCGCCGACCACCCGGTGGTGCAGTACCCGACAGTGACCTCTGTGGAGTTCAAGCGGGACCGCACCCCGGAGCGCACCCCGTCCGGCCGCCCGGTGCCGAGGGGACCCGCCGGGAACACCTTCTCCGAGATGCTGTCCCTGGTCGCGCTGGGCCGGGGTGTCCTGCCCGTGGGTGAGCACACACGCCGCTACTACCCGCGCCCCGACGTGGCGTACGTGCCCATCCTCGACGCGCCACCGATCGAACGCGGGCCGGTCTGGCTGCCCAGCAACACCACCACACGGGTACGCGAGTTCGTCCGCGCCGCGACCGACGCGAACCCCCGATGA
- a CDS encoding class I SAM-dependent methyltransferase has translation MRHAEFRHHRLVQVYDAECRWGPDDDFFQAVVDETPAARVLDLGCGTGRLTVALATAGHTVTGVDPAGASVAAARAKPGGERVTWLEGTSALLPERAFDVAMLTSHVAQFFVDDADWARTLADLARALVPGGRLVFDARDPADRRWELWNPVDSHRLVTLPDGGEVRAWTEVTGVRDGVVDFTHHYHFGDGEEILSSATLRFRTEAELRTSLTRAGFIVDRVHGGWHGEPVGHGDGEFVVLARLGPVAPVF, from the coding sequence ATGAGACACGCCGAGTTCCGCCACCACCGGCTGGTCCAGGTGTACGACGCGGAGTGCCGGTGGGGGCCGGACGACGACTTCTTCCAGGCGGTGGTCGACGAGACCCCGGCCGCCCGGGTGCTCGACCTCGGCTGCGGCACCGGCCGGTTGACCGTCGCCCTCGCCACCGCCGGCCACACCGTCACCGGAGTGGACCCGGCCGGGGCGTCAGTGGCCGCCGCCCGTGCCAAGCCGGGCGGCGAGCGGGTGACCTGGCTCGAGGGCACCTCGGCCCTGCTGCCGGAGCGGGCGTTCGACGTGGCGATGCTGACCAGCCACGTCGCGCAGTTCTTCGTGGACGATGCGGATTGGGCGCGTACCCTCGCCGACCTGGCCCGGGCGCTCGTGCCCGGCGGCCGGCTGGTGTTCGACGCCCGCGACCCGGCGGACCGTCGCTGGGAGCTGTGGAACCCGGTGGACTCGCACCGGCTGGTCACGCTGCCCGACGGCGGCGAGGTCCGCGCGTGGACCGAGGTCACCGGGGTACGCGACGGAGTGGTCGACTTCACCCACCACTACCACTTCGGCGACGGGGAAGAGATCCTCAGCTCGGCGACCCTGCGCTTCCGCACCGAGGCCGAGTTGCGCACCTCTCTGACCAGGGCGGGCTTCATCGTGGACCGCGTCCACGGGGGCTGGCACGGCGAGCCGGTCGGCCACGGTGACGGCGAGTTCGTGGTCCTCGCCCGGTTGGGCCCGGTGGCACCGGTTTTCTAG
- a CDS encoding PH domain-containing protein produces MANIAYDRKEQVQQIESGLLEGEQIIAVYDAVGTGTGFIGLTDRRVIIQDRSFVGKRFAITSIPYSKITSVSVVSNKSWGGSFFSTGAIAIHVGTHTYEVEFRGAQKSHHVHNVILHHIS; encoded by the coding sequence ATGGCGAACATCGCGTACGACCGCAAGGAGCAGGTCCAGCAGATCGAGAGTGGCCTCCTCGAAGGCGAGCAGATCATCGCCGTCTACGACGCCGTCGGCACCGGTACCGGGTTCATCGGGCTGACCGACCGCCGCGTGATCATTCAGGACCGCTCGTTCGTCGGCAAGCGGTTCGCGATCACCAGCATCCCGTACTCGAAGATCACCAGCGTGAGCGTGGTCAGCAACAAGTCGTGGGGTGGTTCGTTCTTCTCCACCGGCGCCATCGCCATCCACGTCGGCACGCACACCTACGAGGTGGAGTTCCGTGGTGCGCAGAAGAGCCACCACGTACACAACGTGATCCTGCACCACATCTCCTGA
- a CDS encoding class I SAM-dependent methyltransferase, with protein sequence MSVFDDPGLFGRLWAAGYDDGGTNPDPAPAVDFLADLADGGPVLELAIGTGRVALPLAERGLAVHGVEASEEMLAQLRAKPGGDQIPVVVADMADVPVAGEFRLAYLVFNTLFNLVDAERQADCFRNVARVLSPGGAFVIETFVPDPRSFDSDEQVQVRAVTEDSATIRLHRYDRPAQRFIRQTITFDVDGVHLKPFAMRYAWPHQIDEMAQQAGLRLTERYADWHRRPFQADSPSHISVYRAE encoded by the coding sequence ATGTCGGTCTTCGACGATCCCGGCCTCTTCGGCCGGCTCTGGGCCGCCGGATACGACGACGGCGGCACCAACCCCGACCCGGCCCCCGCCGTGGACTTCCTGGCCGACCTGGCCGACGGCGGCCCGGTTCTCGAACTGGCGATCGGCACCGGCCGGGTCGCGTTACCGCTGGCCGAACGCGGCCTCGCCGTTCACGGCGTCGAGGCGTCCGAGGAAATGCTCGCGCAACTGCGGGCGAAACCCGGCGGCGACCAGATCCCGGTGGTCGTCGCCGACATGGCGGACGTACCGGTGGCTGGTGAGTTCCGGCTCGCGTACCTGGTCTTCAACACCCTGTTCAACCTGGTGGACGCCGAGCGGCAGGCGGATTGCTTCCGCAACGTCGCCCGGGTGCTGTCGCCGGGCGGCGCGTTCGTCATCGAGACGTTCGTGCCCGACCCGCGCAGCTTCGACTCGGACGAGCAGGTGCAGGTGCGTGCCGTGACCGAGGACTCCGCGACGATCCGACTGCACCGGTACGACCGGCCGGCGCAGCGGTTCATCCGGCAGACCATCACGTTCGACGTGGACGGTGTGCACCTGAAGCCGTTCGCGATGCGGTACGCCTGGCCGCACCAGATCGACGAGATGGCGCAGCAGGCGGGGCTCCGGCTCACCGAGCGGTACGCCGACTGGCACCGGCGCCCGTTCCAGGCCGACAGCCCGTCGCACATCTCCGTCTACCGGGCGGAGTAG
- a CDS encoding MFS transporter yields MPDAPRFPRSSPYWPVVSHPQLRRVLPGLAVSALGDGMAVVAVTWFAIQLAPHDQRGIWIALAMAAYTLPSAAGTVVFGRLLGGRSGAQLAGWDAILRASALAAIPLAYLTGVLTIWLYVFLLAASALLHSWGSAGRFTLIAELLPQRHHLPANAVLASIAGFATIVGPPLAGLLIAWVGPVWVIAIDAATFAALALTYRLALPTRESDHRHEGGASRTAGFAVIRRNPALLGLLVLSLWFFFLFGPVYVAMPIHITDDLHASATLLGAYYTAFGVGGLVGGVVAGHLRRWPLRATTISIVVGFGVAMLPLGLGAPVSLSLPAFALAGLIWAPYMSTSMALFQRSTSIAQLPAVLAANGAILVLAVPLGTMLGGPLVGAIGARPTLLLCAMAIVALGLIAGAIAISRRSSRLPGDAAVTEVSASR; encoded by the coding sequence ATGCCGGACGCTCCCCGATTCCCGCGCTCCTCGCCGTACTGGCCGGTGGTCAGTCACCCTCAGCTCCGGCGCGTCCTGCCCGGGCTGGCCGTCTCCGCGCTGGGCGACGGCATGGCGGTGGTCGCGGTGACCTGGTTCGCCATCCAACTCGCCCCGCACGACCAGCGGGGCATCTGGATCGCGTTGGCCATGGCGGCGTACACGCTGCCCAGCGCGGCCGGGACTGTCGTCTTCGGCCGGCTGCTAGGTGGGCGTAGTGGCGCCCAACTCGCCGGGTGGGACGCCATCCTGCGGGCCAGCGCGCTCGCGGCGATCCCCCTCGCGTATCTCACCGGTGTGCTCACCATCTGGCTGTACGTCTTCCTGCTCGCCGCCTCGGCGTTACTGCACTCGTGGGGTTCCGCCGGGCGTTTCACACTGATCGCCGAGCTGCTGCCGCAGCGACATCATCTGCCGGCCAACGCCGTGCTCGCCAGCATCGCCGGGTTCGCCACCATCGTCGGTCCACCACTGGCGGGCCTCCTGATCGCCTGGGTTGGGCCGGTATGGGTCATCGCCATCGACGCCGCCACCTTCGCCGCGCTGGCCCTCACGTACCGTCTCGCCCTTCCTACCCGCGAGAGCGACCACCGGCATGAGGGTGGCGCCTCGCGGACCGCAGGCTTCGCCGTCATCCGCCGCAACCCCGCGCTGCTGGGCCTGCTGGTGCTGAGCCTCTGGTTCTTCTTCCTCTTCGGGCCGGTGTACGTAGCCATGCCGATCCACATCACCGACGACCTGCACGCCTCCGCGACGCTGCTCGGCGCCTACTACACCGCGTTCGGCGTCGGCGGTCTGGTCGGCGGTGTGGTCGCCGGTCATCTACGTCGCTGGCCCCTGCGCGCCACCACCATCAGCATCGTCGTCGGGTTCGGCGTCGCCATGCTGCCGCTCGGCCTGGGAGCACCTGTCAGCCTGTCGCTGCCCGCCTTCGCCCTCGCAGGCCTGATCTGGGCACCGTACATGTCCACGTCGATGGCGCTGTTCCAGCGCAGCACGTCCATCGCGCAGCTACCGGCGGTGCTCGCCGCGAACGGCGCCATCCTCGTGCTGGCGGTGCCGCTGGGCACCATGCTCGGCGGGCCACTGGTGGGTGCCATCGGTGCACGCCCGACGCTGCTGCTGTGCGCCATGGCGATCGTGGCCCTCGGCCTGATCGCCGGGGCAATCGCGATCTCCAGGCGGAGCTCGCGATTGCCCGGCGATGCAGCCGTCACCGAGGTCAGTGCCAGTCGCTGA
- a CDS encoding SRPBCC family protein, with protein sequence MVDILHRVGVVAPLDDVYRAVATPEGLAAWWTTDTVGKSEVGGQLAFRFGDAGGFDMEVLELNPAGRVRWRVVDGPEEWVGTEVDWRLDQRDEYTIVQFAHQGWREPVEFMHHCSTKWALFLMSLKEQVETGHGRPAPDDVRISDWH encoded by the coding sequence ATGGTCGACATCCTGCACCGGGTCGGCGTCGTCGCTCCGCTCGACGACGTCTACCGAGCGGTGGCAACGCCGGAGGGCCTCGCCGCCTGGTGGACCACCGACACGGTGGGCAAGAGCGAAGTCGGTGGACAGCTGGCCTTCCGGTTCGGCGATGCCGGCGGCTTCGACATGGAGGTCCTGGAGCTGAACCCCGCCGGGCGGGTGCGGTGGCGCGTCGTCGACGGCCCCGAGGAGTGGGTCGGCACCGAGGTCGACTGGCGTCTCGACCAGCGCGACGAGTACACGATCGTCCAGTTCGCGCACCAGGGCTGGCGCGAGCCGGTCGAGTTCATGCACCACTGCAGCACCAAGTGGGCGCTGTTCCTGATGAGCCTCAAGGAGCAGGTGGAGACCGGCCACGGCCGACCGGCCCCGGACGACGTCCGGATCAGCGACTGGCACTGA